The genomic DNA CAGATCGCGTCGGAGGATGCGGCCCACATCACGCAGGTCGTCTCTCATCCGATCGACACGGCAGGCTCGACCATCGCCCGTGCAGCGCAGATGGAAGCGCAGATCGTGCAGGAGACGTTCGCGCCATTCACGGAGGCGCCCCCGTCCGCCGCCGCCGTTCCTGGCCACTACCTCTCCGCCATTCTCGGCGTCATTGGTCTGGTCGACCAGATTCAGTACGTCGGCATCGCTGCTCTGACAGCACCGATTGCCGCCATCGCCCCTCCGCTTCCGTGCGCGACGCTCACTATGCCCATGCTGGGCATCCCGCACACGCATCCGCATCCTCCGAGCACCATCCCACCTGCCCCCCCCATCCCTCTCCCCAGCTTTGGCATGATGACCATGCCGGGCGCGATAAGCGTGCTGGTCGGCGGTATCCCGGCAGCTCGCTGCGGAGACGTCGGACTGATGCTCACCTGCGGGACCATCGGTGTGCCCTGCGAAGTCATGCTCGGCTCGAGCAATACGTTCGTCGGCGGCGGGCGAGCGGCTCGGATGGGTACCGACCTCTTCTTTCACGACAACCCCGGTGAGATGGGGCCATTCGCCATGGCGATGGCGGTCGCAGGCGCCGTCGCGGCCTACGCGACCGCCGCCGGGCAAGCCATCGACGGGAACTTCGCGGGGGCCGCCGTGACGATGGCGCAGCAAGCGGCAGACGGCGCCGCGATGGCGCTCAAGATGATGCGAAAGGTCGACCCGGGTATGCCGCCTGACGCCGGCATGATCATGATGGGCAACGCGACGGTGCTCGTCGGCGGAACCCCCTTCCCGGCGGCGATGGATATCTCCGCGATTCTCGGCAAGCTCGACGGTATCGCCAAGCGGACCGCTCGGCGGAGCAACGCCGCATCGGGTGATGGCGTCGACCCCCAGCGTCGCAACTGCGGCACTCAGAACTGCGCGGGCCACTGATGCCTTCACAACGCTGCCCGAGCGCTGGTAGCCGTCACCTGGTCGGCGACCCCGTGGACGTCGTCACCGGCGCCAACACGTTTCGCGAGGTCGACTTCGAAGTCGCTGCTCCCTTCGAGCTCTTCTTCTACCGGCACTACGACAGCCGGTGGTGTCGCGACAACCGGGGCCTTGGACCGGGCTTCCGGCATGGGTTCGACCACTGGCTCATCTTCGATCTCGACGGCGTCACGTACCGAGACTCGGACGGCTCGGACAAGCACTTCCCCCATCTGGTGGCCGACGGCCAGCGCTTCGCGAGCGGAGGATGCTGGCTCGAGCGCGTGACCGAGGAACGCTATGTCCTCACCCGTCACGCCCGGCCGACGATGGTCTTCCGCCGTCCACCGGGGGACATCGAGGCCGAGCTCGTCGAGCTCCGACAACTCGTCGATGGCGTGGAGCGACGTGTCCCGGTCACCTACGACGCCCAGGGAAAGCTCTCGCAGATTCTCGTCGCCCACGACGACACCCTCCGTCTGGACTGGGACGAGCAAGGGTATCTGCACGGAGTCCGCCGCCTGAGCGAGGGCGACAAGCGAGAGTGGCTCGTCCGGTACCACTACGAGAACGGGTACCTCGTCGCGGCGACGGACATGTACGGCCACTCGTTCCGGCTCGAATACGACCAGGCCGGACGAGTCCGCCGCCGCGTCGACAGGCGGGGCTTCGGCTTCCAGTTCGAGTACGACGAGGCCGGGCGGTGCATCTCGAGTGTCGGAGACGATGGCACGCTCGCCGTCTCGCTCACCTACAAGCCCCTGGAGTACGAGACCCGCGTCCTCGACGCGAACGCCGCCGAGTGGGTCTACCAGTACGACAAGTCGGGCGCCGTCGTCCTCATCACCGACCCGTACGGCGGGGTCCGCTACTTCAAGACCGGCGATGACGGTCGGGTGCTCAGGGAGTACGACGCCAACGGCGGCTGCACGACCTACCTGCACGACGAGGCCGGGGCGCCGGTCGCGAAAATCGATCCGCAGGGTCACGTCACCCAGCTGCCGGAGCCATTCCCGCCCAAGAAGCCCGGTGCGCACCGGGTGCCGAAGCTGCCGATCGAGTGGGAGCTCGGGGACCTGTGGGAGCGCGACTTCAAGCTCCCGGACCCTCACGAGCTGCCCTTCGACTTGCCGGCCGAGGTCCGCGACGCGTTGACCGTCAGCGACAGCCCCCAGCGCGGCACCGTCCAAACGGTCTGCGACTTCCAGGGGCACCGTGTTCGCGAGGAGGTCGAGAGCGGCGCTGCGCGAGCCTACGGTTACAACGCCAACGGCGGGCTCGAGACCGTAGTCGACATGCAGGGCGGCGCCTGGCGCATCGACGTCGACGGCTTCAATGACATCGTCGCCGAGACCGACCCGCTCGGCGGCACGCTGCGCTACCGCTACTCGCAAACCCGCGCGATGGTCGCAGCGCTCGATCAGGCCGGCACCGAGACCGAGTACGACCGGGACCTGAAGGACCGCATCACCGCGGTGCGCCGGGACGGCGAGCTGCGAGAGACCTACGCCTGGGACCCGGCCGATCACCTCATCGAGAAGCGGGACGCGCTGGGGGAGGTGATGCTCGAGATCGAGCGGGACACAGCCGGCCGTCCCGTGGTGAAGAAGCTCGCGAGCGGCGAGCAGCACGAGCTCGTCTACGACGAAGCCGGTCGGCTCACGGAGGCGCGCACCAGCCGTGGCCGCTGCACCTTCGCCTACGACTGGGCCGGCCGCCGGACCGAGGACAAGCGCGACGGCAAGGGCGTGGAGCACCGGTTCGCCCTCGACCGTGTCCGCAGCACGACCGTCCTCGGCCGCTTCCGCACCGAGTACCGCGACACGCCGGGCGGCGGAGTCAGCATCACCGATCCGACCGGCCGGGAGCACGTGATCCGGTCCCACGGCCGCGGCCTCTTCACGCGGGACTTCGCCAACGGCGTCAGCGAGACGGTCCAGTACCACCCGCGCGCCGGGCGAGTGCTCGCGAAGGTGCTCTTCCGGCGGGACGCGCACGGCCACGCCTGGGCGCGTCGCTACCAGTACAGCGACGAGGGGGAGCTCCGGCTCGTCATCGATAGCGACGCCGGCCCGTCGCGCTACGAGCACGACGCCGCCCTCCGTCTGGCCAAGGCTACGCAGCCCGACGGACGCACGGCCGAGTTTCGCTACAACGCGGCCGGCACCCTCTTCCAGTCGTCGACGCTGCAGGGCGGCACCGTCGGCAAACAGAACCAGCTGCGCCAGGCCAATGGCGAGCGCTACGCCTACAACCACCGCGGGCACCTCAGCGAGCGGGTCAGCAGTCGTGGCAAGATCTCCTACGATTACGACAGCCTGGACCAGCTGAGCGTCGTCTTCTGGGAGGGCCCGAACGGCGAACGCTGGGGGTGGGACGCCGACTACGATCCGCTCGGTCGGCGGACGCGGAAGGCTCCTGGCTACACGAACGAGACGCACTTCTACTGGGACACGGACCGGCTGGCCGCCGAGGTCTTCTCCGACGGCCGGGTGCGCGTTTACGTCTACCCCGACGCCTTCTCGGTCGTCCCGCTGCTCTTCGCCGAATACGAGAGCGAGGACGCCGACCCGAGCTCGGGCCAGGTCTACTACTGCTTCACCGATCAGCGCGGCGCGGTTCAGCGGGTGCTCGACGACGACGGGGCCGTGGTCTGGTCCGCCAAGCTCGAGCCCTACGGGTACGTCCACGTCGAGCAGGGCGCCGATTTCCACCAGCCCCTCCGCTTCCCTGGCCACTACTTCGACTCGGAGACGGGGCTCCATCAGAACCGCTTCCGGTACTACGATCCACTGCTCGGTCGCTATCTGCAGGTCGATCCCACCGGGCTACGGGGAGGCGGGAATCTATACGCGCACACCGCGAACCCGCTCGTTCAGGTCGACCTGCGCGGGCTCACGCACCAGCCAAGTCCGACGCGTAGAGATGACGGGGGTGAGATTCCGGACGGTACTGAGCACGAGGCTCAACCTGGAACGACCCCTCCTGCGGAAAGCGTCCGAGTGGTGCCGCCCCCGAGGACGATCCTTGGCGGCCTCACGCCGGAGCTTGCCGCGCTCTCTTCGCGCTCGGAACAGTTGAGGACGCAGATAGCCGCCCATGAGGCCCGAGGCGGTAGGGTTGAGATGGCGGCGCCAGGAGTCGGCACGCACTATGATCCGACCACAAGGACTGTTCGCGTACGTCCGGACGTCCCCTTAGAACAGCAGGCTGCAGGTCTCGCCCACGAACTCGGACACGCAAATGATACTAGCTCGTGGGTCCCGCCGACGGGGCTGTCGGAACAGGAGTATGTCAGCGCCAACGTTGATAGAGAGATGAGGGGAGAAGGGTTAGCCCAGTTGAACAATCTTGAGGTCCGAGATCAGATTATGAGGACTGGTGGTCCAGATATCGGAATAAGTGGCACGCAGGATGCGGGCTATCAGTCCGCCTACGACCGACACAAGTCAGGCGACTTGACTCGAGATGAGGTCGTAGGAGAGCTTGGTCGGCTGATGGGTAGCGAAACGACGGGAACCACGGGGCAACCGTATCATGACTACTATGGCGACCATTATAGGACCCACTACAACAGTACCGGAGGCTCGGTTGTTCACAAGGGCACTCCGTAGAGAGAGGGAGTCGCATGGGCGCCAGTGAGAAGTTCCGTGAGCTGCTAGTGTGGGCGTGTCAGTCTCGAGACATGCTGCGGACAGAGCTCGAGAAACGTCTCGAAGCGGACCTGCCTGTCTCGGGTGCGTCCTCCGCTTTTCGTTTCTTCGAACGCGATGTTCCGGGGCATGGATGTCATGTGGAATGGCGCGAAGCCATCGACGGTGACCATCGCATCTTGATTCTCCAAGCCGCGCCGCCCTTCGAGGAGTCTGAAGCTGGAGTCGAAGCGTATGGCGTTGTGCAAGATCGTCAGATGTTCCCGCGGGTCCCGCCGAGCGGCGTCGTTGCGTACTCCATTCGAACGGCGGCAGGGAGGCCGGGAGGCATTCAGTACGACTCGACGGGTTCGAAGCTCATCGCGGCGCGCGTAGAGTTCGGTGAAGGATCCGCAGCGATGTCTTGACTCGACCCCCGGTGGTACCCCGCCTTCTCTGGTTCTAATGCCAGAACGACGAGTCCCGGAACGAGGAGGACAGATGGTGGATCGCAGACCCAGCTTGGACAGGCACTTGTCGATACTGCTCTGCTATCCATCTTCCCTCTCCAAACCGCGTCCCCTGGAGGCAGTCGTGGAGAAGGAGTACAAGTTGCTTCGTCGTAGTGAGTCGTGGGACGACCGTGCTCCATCCATGTTCCGAGCGGCTGCTGAAGCTCTACAGATCGAGGGTTATCCGTTCGAGCTGTTGCATGACTCGCGTTGCCTCACGAGACAGCAACTTCGTGAGTTTCTCGAGTTGCTGACGAGGAGGTACGAGGCGGAGTCGACGAGCGCTGGTAGCTGAGTGCCGATGTCTCGCGTCGATGGCAGGTGCCGAGTGGGCTCGTAGCCCTCCTCGGATGGGCAGCGCAAGGGCTCGGCTCCGAGGCGTCAATCGCCCAATTTGGGCAGGAACGGGGTGTTCCCGCTCGCGACCCTCCCCCTCACACTCCGTCTCGGAGACCGTACCTGCAAGCCTGGCCTCGCGCCCTTCATGCCCTCGGCCAGGCGGCGAAGATGTCATCTCGTGATCTAAAAGGGAGACAAGATGCCGTCTCCGTCGTCGTCGACGGGCTCCGGCACGTCACCTGTCGGTATGAGAGTTAGACAGGGTGCAGGCCGCGCGGGCCCTTGGGACGGCGAGCGCTCCTCGCCGCGTGGACCCCGCTCCTCACCTGGAGCCTTGCCTGGCCGGTCGGGCGAGTCGGAGGCTGGGACGGTCGGCGTGCGCTCCAGCGCGGGAGCCGCGGCGGGTGCGACCGGCTCGGGCTTCGCAGCGGCCAGCTTCGCGGCCTCCTCGCCGACTCCGGGCGATTCACACCCCAACGCTGCAGCGAGGGCCGCCGCGATCACGCGGTCGCGGCGCCCGCGAATGATCTCCGAGTCACTCATGTCGTTCGTGGACCCACTGGGGCCGAGATTCCCGAACTGGCTGGCGGCACGCCAGCGGACGGGCTGCGCGCGGTACGCTCCCGGTCCGTGCGAGCGCAAGACCTACATCTGCAACCTCCGACACTTCGTCGATGTGGGATACGCGTCGCCCGACGTGTACGACGAGGCAGGCGACCCCATCGGGCGATCGGCCGGAGGTCCTGGTGAATAGGTTTGCCAGTGTGGTCGACTGCTATCGAGCGATGGAGGGCAGGGGCACGTGCTGAGCCCTCCCAGCGACGCCCAGGCGCTGGTCGATAGAGCGCGGCAGCTCTTCGCTCGGACCCAGGACCAGGCGGCAGATGTGGTCTCGGCCGCCCGGTCTCGCTGTGACCGGTGGGAGCTGGCGACCGACGAGTACTTCTCGTTCGATCCTCTCGATGTAGAGCTGCGCGCACACGCCGGGGCATCACGCGGGAAGCCGTTGACGAGCGAGCCCACGCGGGGTGGGTTTTACCGATTCGGCTTCGACGCCGATGGCGAGCTGATTGTCACGGAGAGGGTCTCTCGTTTCGCGCTGGTCGAGTGCCTCTTCCCGGAGTGCGATGACTCCGTCGCCGTAGAGATCGCGCCGAACGGAAGGCACCGCCTGCGCTCGGTCCGCGTGCGAGAGAGCGGCCCGAGCTTTCATTGGGTCGTGGCATTTGGCGGAAGGGAAGACTGGTCGGTGCGTCGCTACGACCTCGACGCGACCGGACACGCGGTCCGAGTCGTGGAGAGCACACCACTCGCCACGGTTGGAGCTGAGGTCGAGTACGACGCACTGGGGAGGCCGATTGCGATCGTAGACCAGCCATCCGCTGCCGTTCGTTGGAGCCGACCCACGGCGGGCCTGCGCGAGCTGCTCGCTTGGTACGAGAACGCGCTCGTCGACGCTCTCGAGGCGCCGATCGCCCATGCCGTCCGAGACCACGATGCCGTAGTCGTCGCGCTAGCCTACGGCGGGGGCGGTGGTGACACGCTTCCCCCAGAGCTGGCCGTGGCGACCCACGACATGATCGCAGCCGCGCCCCCCGAGATGGCCCTCGACCCGCACAACATGATCGGCGACCGCCACGGAGATGATGTGCCCGAGCTCAGAATCGACGCGCCGAGACTGGCCGAGGTGGGCAGCCAGATCACCTTCGAGCTCGGCTCGAATGCGGCAGAGCTCAGGAGGCTGCTGCGCAGAGTCGCCAAGGCGCTGTCAGCACGGGAGTGGGCAGGTGGGAAACGGATCGTTGTGTACGCCGCCGACCTGGACGCCGCGAACTGGGGTGCGGACCTCCGCGCTGTTGTCGGGTCCACTCGCCTCCGCGCGCTGGGCATCGGCCGACGATAGCTGGGCGCCGGGTCGCACTGTCGGGACAGGGCGCTGGCGAGAGCTAGATACGTGGACGTGCCGGACGGCGACTCTCCACGTCGGCACAATGGCTTGCTTTGCTGTTGTGGGCGCGCGACCATCGGGTTCGGGCCACGCATGCAAGACGACGTCTACGTTCCCGACACGATCCTCCTCGAAGAGGGCTGCCGCCCGGGAGGGCACGACCGGGAAGGAAGCTCGACCGCCTCGGGCTGGACGCTTCGTCTGTGCCGCCAGATACCCGAGCTCACTCGCCGGATGTCGCGCATTACGTTCTATTGACAGGCGGTGCGCCGCGATAGGAGGTCGGGGGCGTGTTCGGAGAGGAATCGGGGTACTGGGAGTCGCTGCCGCCACCGCCCGACTCGGTCGGTTGGCGTGAGGTCGTCGTGGCGGGGGACCTGTCGCGTTTCGCTCGGTTCGCGGCGGAACGGCCCTGGCAGGTGGAGGTGCGGGCGACGGGGACGGAGACGCGCGGCTCGCGAGATGTGCTGAGCCTGCTCACCGCGGAGCTCGCGGCACACCAGGGCGCCCGGTCCGTGCTGGGCTTTCGCGTCGGTGAGACGGTGCGCCTGATCTCGTACGCCCGCAGCGTCGACCGGGTCGGCGAGATCGTGCGCGAGGTCTCGGCCGCGCGGCCCTCATGTCTCCTCGAAGCGTCGGCCGAGCTGGATCCGGGCTGGGCCTCGCTGTTCGGGCTGCTGAGCGAGCTGCAGGAGCGGTGGAGCGGCGCTCCCAGCGCCGGAGTACTCTCGTTCGACCTGCCGCGGTCCGGAGCGCGGATCGGCGATCGGTTCATCGTCGAGAAGGTGGTCCGGCTCGACTGGCGTGGGGCTGTCTATCTCGCCGTCGACGAACGCGCGGGGCGCCGAGTGGAGCTGGAGGCTTTCGCCCACGCGGCGGGGAACGTCTCCCTCGCCGGCCGGATCGGCGCTCGGGTCGAGGCGGTGGAGCAGCTGAGCGTCGAGCACGTGCCTCGGGTGATCAGCTTTGGCGAGCTGCCGGGCGGAGTCCCGTTCGTGTGTCGGGAGCACCTCGGCGGGCGAACTCTCGCTGAGCTGATGCGCGAAGGGGGGATCGACGCCGGTGAAGCGGTCGCTCTCTTCCTGGACTTGGCGGAGGCGCTTCGGGCGCTTCATCGCGCCGGTCTGTCTCACGAGGCATTGTCGCCGGAGACCGTGCTGGTGCGAAGCGCGCGGCCGAGAGTCGCGCTCCTCGGTGTCGATACGCCCTCCCTGCGCTGGCTCGACCTCCTGGCGGCGCGTCATGTCCCGCCCGACGCCGCCCACCATCTCGGGGCGTACAGGGCTCCCGAGCAAGGGCTCGGACAGGCCGGTGACGCGCGGAGCGACCAGTACACCGCAGCGGTGCTCTTCTACGAGCTGCTCACGGGAGCGGAGCCATATGGCGACGCCGGCAGCACGGTCGAGGCGTTTCGACGCAAGATCCGAGGGATGCATACGCCGCTCTCGTTCCACCTGGGACACGGGGTCTCGAGGTTGGAGCCCGTGTTCGAGTGTGCGCTCCATCCCCAGCCCGATCGCAGGTTCCCCGACATCGACCGGCTCGCGCGCGCCGTCCGGGCGTGCCTGGGCCAGACCGCCTTGGATCCGTCGTCGGACACCGCTCCCGGGCGGCCCAGCATGCTGCCCGACCCGTCGACGACCTCCGAGACCCTGCGCACGCGCGCGCCGAGGACGCTCCTCGTGCGCGATCGAGCCGCCTCGTGGCGTATCGGGGATCCGCTCTTGCGGGAGCAGGTTCACAAGGCGCTGCGTGAGCTGGTCGTGGCGGAGAGCGAGTCTTCGGAGGAGGACCGCGCGAGCGCATTGGAGAGGGCCGCGTGGCTCTTCCTGGAAGCGCTGGAGACGCTGCTGAGGAAGCGGTTGGCGATGTGGGTGGCCGACCTGCGTTCGAACGCGTCCGAGCTGGCGAGGTTTCGTCGACTCATGGCCGGGCCCTGGCCGCGAGCCAAGCAGCACTATGCCCTGCGGCTGATCGCGCTGGTCGCGAGCGGCGGCGAGGCTTCCGTTCACATCATGGGGCGCTGGGCGAATCTCGAGGCGACGGATGGGGCCGGAGAGCCGGCCAGGACGGTCCGGGGCGCGCTGTGCGTCCCGCGTGAGCGGGTGGACGATCTCATCGCCGCGGGGCAGCTGCGGAATGTGCTCGCACACCGCTCCGACTACCGCGATGGACGACGAAGGGGGCTCGGCCGTGTCCGAAGCTACTTCCGCGTGACCCACCGCGCGGACGGAATACACGACCTCGTGCTCCTCCCGAGCGCCCCGGAGATGCTCGAGCGTCTGCTCAGGTCGCTCACGTGAGGCTCAGGCCGCCATCGTCGCGACGCCGACGACGACCTGGCTGCGGCCCCCTCCCTGGTCGACGACGTTGACCTGCGCGGCGAGGCGCTCGGCCACGGCTTCGACGTGCGAGATGACGCCGATCTGACGGCCGCTCGCGTGGAGGTGGTCGAGGACCTCCAGGACGAGCTCGAGGCTCTCGGGGTCCAGGGTGCCGAAGCCCTCGTCGATGAAGAGCGACTCGATCGGGGTCTTCTCCGAGGAGAGCGCAGACAGGCCGAGGGCGAGGGCGAGCGAGGCGAGGAAGGTCTCGCCGCCGCTCAGGCTGTGGAGGCTCCGGATCTCGTCGCCCATCTCGCGGTCGATGACCTGGAGCTCGAGGTCTTCGCCCGGGACGCGCTGCAGCTGGTAGCGCGGGTGCAGGGCCGAGAGCTGCTGGTTCGCGTAGCCGAGCAGGATGTCGAGGGTCAGGCCCTGGGCGAACAGGCGGAAGCGCTTGCCGTCGCTCGAGCCGATGAGCGCCGAGAGCTGGGCCCAGCGCTCCGCCTCGGCGCGCGCTGCGGTGAGCTCCGTGGCGATCGCGGCAGTCCTGGCGCGGTTCTGGTCGTCGGCGTGCAGCTGCCCCCTCACCTCGATCAGCGCCTCTCGGGCTTCGGCTGCGCGGGCTCGCGCCTGGTCGAGGTGCTCGGACAACGCCGCCTCTTCGTGCTGAGGCGGCTTCGCCTCGTGCGCGTCGAGTCGCGCTTGGCGGTCGCCCCGCTTGACGCGGGCGTCGGCGAGCGCGCGCTCCAACGCCCCGAGCTGTCGGCCCTTCTCTTCGAGCCAGGCCGGCGGGCGGTCGAGCAGCGCTTCGAGCTCGTCGCGCGTGAAGCCGGCGTCGGCGAGCCAGGCGTCGAGCTCTTCGCGCGCGCGCTGGAGGGCGCCAACGGTCTCGGTCACCCGCCGGTCTGCGACCTGGGCGGCGCTCTCGGCGCGTCCGGCGGTCTCCGCCGCCTCGGCGGCACGCGCGGTGAGCCGCACGGCCTCCCCATTCGCCTCTTCCGCGGCGCGGCGGAGGGCGGCCTCGTATTCGTTCGCGTCGCGACCTCCGAGCAGCGCGCCTCGCGCAGCCTCGACCTCGGCGTGCCGAGCGGTCGCGTTCGCGACTTCGCTGGCCCGGGCGTCGTGCTCGCGCTCCGCGACCGAGAGCCGGCGGTGGGCGTCGTCCAGGCTCTGTCGCAGGTGGGCCTGCCGCGCCTCCGCGTCGCGGCGACGCTCGTGAGCGCCCGCCCACTCCGCGGCCCGGGCGCGCCACCGCTCGACGAACGCCATCGCGTCGGGCGCGAGCTCCGCGCGCCACTCGACGGAGCCGAAGGCGTCGTCCAGCTCGGCCAGGAGGCCGGCCCGCCGGACCGCGAGGGTCTCCTCCCGTGCGTCGAGCCCGGACCGCTCGCTGGCGAGCTTCGCGAGCTCGGTCCGGAGCAGGTTGGCGTGCGTGCTCGCGCGCTGCCGCTCGTTCACGGCGTCGGCGTGCGCTCTCGAGGCACGGTCGAGCTCGTCGTCCAGGCTCCGGCGGAACGCCTGGGCGAACTCGAGCCCGCGACGCGAGCCCTCCAGTCGCGCGTGGACGGCGACGGGATCTTCTCCCAACCTCGCCCGGAGGCTCGCGGCGGCGCGACGGTGGTCCTCCAGCTCGCGCTCGTGCTGCGCGATTCTCTGGAGGTGGGCTTCGAGCGCTCCGCGCTTCGACTCCAGCGTGCCTTCGGCGGTCGCCCGCTCGGTCTGATGCGAACGGTGCGCGTCACGCGCCTCCCGCAGCTGCGCCTCGCTCTCGGTGAGGAGCGTCGCGGGGGCGTCGCCGCTGGCGAACGGGTGCTCGACGGCGCCGCAGAGCGGGCAAGGCTCGCCCTCCTCCAATCGCGCGCGCTGATCTTCGAGGCCCAACGCGGCGCGAGCGAGCCCATGCATGCGCTCGGCGTCGTCGAGACGGCGCGCCAGCCCCGGCTGCTCGTCTTCCAGGCGTGCGAGCGCCTCCTCGAGCGCTCCGATCTCTGCGTCGAGCGTCGTGGTCGCGCCACGAAGGCCGTCGAGCTCTTCGCTCGCGCGCAGGATCGCGCGATCGGTCCGCTCGAGCTCCCCGAGGTCGCGCTCGAGGTCGACGATGCGCGCGCGGACCGCCTCGGTGTCGACCCGCCGCGCCAGGCGGGCGCCGTCCCGCGCGTCGGCGAGCGTCGTTTCGCGTCGGCGGAAGGTCTCCTCCGCGCGACGCTCGGCCTCGCTCGCGTGCGCTCGGTCTTCGTCCAGTCGAAGCTGGCGTTGGTCGAGCGCGCGTCGAGCTCGGTGCGAGCTGGCGAGCTCGGTCTCCGTGCCCGCGAGCGTCTTCAGCGCGCGCTCGTGCTGCGGCCAGTCGCTCAGGACGCGGGCATGTTCGCGGAGCGCGTCGAGCTTCGCGACGGCGGCATCGAGCGTGTCCTCGTTTCCCTCGAGAGCTGCCGCGTGAGCGCTGGCCTCGTTCGCGGTCTCCTCCACCCGGCGTCGCGCGTGGGCGAGCTGCTCGGTGGCGGCGTCGAGCGCCTCCCGCACCCGGGCCTGCCGCAGGTCGAGCTCTCGCGCAGCTTCGATGTCGGGCTGGGCGCGTCGCAGTGCGTCGCCTCGCGCTTCGGCCTCCTCCTTCGCGGTGGCCTCCGCGGCGCGGGCGCCGTCGCGGGCGGCGCCGGTCTCCGCCGCCTCGGCCTGAGCGGCGGTCCGATCGCTGTGCGCCGTCGACTCCGCGTCTCGCGCCGCACCGACGGCCCGGAGCCGTGCCCCGCCCGGCTGCGCGGCGGTCACGCGGGCGTGCTCGGCGCGCAAGGACGCTGCGTCCTCCCAGGCCTCGCTCGCCCGACGCGCCAGCGCGTCTGCCTCGGCGACCAGGGCTCGGAGCTGCTGGCGGTCCGCGTACCAGCGCAGCGATGCCGCGAGGGCGTCGGCGGAGGCTTGGGCATCCGCGTCGTCGCGCTGAAGGGCGTCACGGCGCGCTTCGAGTCCGGTCCGTGCGTCCAGGCTCAGCGGCGCGAAGGCGCCCACGTCGGACTCGAGCTTGGCCTGCGCGTCCTCTGCGGCCTTCTTGCGCGCGTGCGCGGCCATGGAGAGGCGCGCGTAGATCTCGGTGCCCGTCATGAGCTCGAGCAGGGCTGCGCGCTCTTCGGGCTTCGCCTGGAGGAAGCG from Sandaracinaceae bacterium includes the following:
- a CDS encoding PAAR domain-containing protein → MLGSYAHAADADIVAPPSAYADMASQIASEDAAHITQVVSHPIDTAGSTIARAAQMEAQIVQETFAPFTEAPPSAAAVPGHYLSAILGVIGLVDQIQYVGIAALTAPIAAIAPPLPCATLTMPMLGIPHTHPHPPSTIPPAPPIPLPSFGMMTMPGAISVLVGGIPAARCGDVGLMLTCGTIGVPCEVMLGSSNTFVGGGRAARMGTDLFFHDNPGEMGPFAMAMAVAGAVAAYATAAGQAIDGNFAGAAVTMAQQAADGAAMALKMMRKVDPGMPPDAGMIMMGNATVLVGGTPFPAAMDISAILGKLDGIAKRTARRSNAASGDGVDPQRRNCGTQNCAGH
- a CDS encoding RHS repeat-associated core domain-containing protein; the protein is MDVVTGANTFREVDFEVAAPFELFFYRHYDSRWCRDNRGLGPGFRHGFDHWLIFDLDGVTYRDSDGSDKHFPHLVADGQRFASGGCWLERVTEERYVLTRHARPTMVFRRPPGDIEAELVELRQLVDGVERRVPVTYDAQGKLSQILVAHDDTLRLDWDEQGYLHGVRRLSEGDKREWLVRYHYENGYLVAATDMYGHSFRLEYDQAGRVRRRVDRRGFGFQFEYDEAGRCISSVGDDGTLAVSLTYKPLEYETRVLDANAAEWVYQYDKSGAVVLITDPYGGVRYFKTGDDGRVLREYDANGGCTTYLHDEAGAPVAKIDPQGHVTQLPEPFPPKKPGAHRVPKLPIEWELGDLWERDFKLPDPHELPFDLPAEVRDALTVSDSPQRGTVQTVCDFQGHRVREEVESGAARAYGYNANGGLETVVDMQGGAWRIDVDGFNDIVAETDPLGGTLRYRYSQTRAMVAALDQAGTETEYDRDLKDRITAVRRDGELRETYAWDPADHLIEKRDALGEVMLEIERDTAGRPVVKKLASGEQHELVYDEAGRLTEARTSRGRCTFAYDWAGRRTEDKRDGKGVEHRFALDRVRSTTVLGRFRTEYRDTPGGGVSITDPTGREHVIRSHGRGLFTRDFANGVSETVQYHPRAGRVLAKVLFRRDAHGHAWARRYQYSDEGELRLVIDSDAGPSRYEHDAALRLAKATQPDGRTAEFRYNAAGTLFQSSTLQGGTVGKQNQLRQANGERYAYNHRGHLSERVSSRGKISYDYDSLDQLSVVFWEGPNGERWGWDADYDPLGRRTRKAPGYTNETHFYWDTDRLAAEVFSDGRVRVYVYPDAFSVVPLLFAEYESEDADPSSGQVYYCFTDQRGAVQRVLDDDGAVVWSAKLEPYGYVHVEQGADFHQPLRFPGHYFDSETGLHQNRFRYYDPLLGRYLQVDPTGLRGGGNLYAHTANPLVQVDLRGLTHQPSPTRRDDGGEIPDGTEHEAQPGTTPPAESVRVVPPPRTILGGLTPELAALSSRSEQLRTQIAAHEARGGRVEMAAPGVGTHYDPTTRTVRVRPDVPLEQQAAGLAHELGHANDTSSWVPPTGLSEQEYVSANVDREMRGEGLAQLNNLEVRDQIMRTGGPDIGISGTQDAGYQSAYDRHKSGDLTRDEVVGELGRLMGSETTGTTGQPYHDYYGDHYRTHYNSTGGSVVHKGTP
- a CDS encoding AAA family ATPase, whose translation is MRILSIRGKDLASLQGEFEVRLDAGPLADAGVFAIVGRTGSGKSTLLDALCLALFNKTPRLASSGGAKVGHPDGDQLASFDVRGLLRKGTAEGYAEVDFEGVDGRTYTARWSVRRARRRVDKRLQEVQRELRLTATDELLANGKRDCDAAIPEKLGLDFDQFRRAVLLAQGDFARFLQAKPEERAALLELMTGTEIYARLSMAAHARKKAAEDAQAKLESDVGAFAPLSLDARTGLEARRDALQRDDADAQASADALAASLRWYADRQQLRALVAEADALARRASEAWEDAASLRAEHARVTAAQPGGARLRAVGAARDAESTAHSDRTAAQAEAAETGAARDGARAAEATAKEEAEARGDALRRAQPDIEAARELDLRQARVREALDAATEQLAHARRRVEETANEASAHAAALEGNEDTLDAAVAKLDALREHARVLSDWPQHERALKTLAGTETELASSHRARRALDQRQLRLDEDRAHASEAERRAEETFRRRETTLADARDGARLARRVDTEAVRARIVDLERDLGELERTDRAILRASEELDGLRGATTTLDAEIGALEEALARLEDEQPGLARRLDDAERMHGLARAALGLEDQRARLEEGEPCPLCGAVEHPFASGDAPATLLTESEAQLREARDAHRSHQTERATAEGTLESKRGALEAHLQRIAQHERELEDHRRAAASLRARLGEDPVAVHARLEGSRRGLEFAQAFRRSLDDELDRASRAHADAVNERQRASTHANLLRTELAKLASERSGLDAREETLAVRRAGLLAELDDAFGSVEWRAELAPDAMAFVERWRARAAEWAGAHERRRDAEARQAHLRQSLDDAHRRLSVAEREHDARASEVANATARHAEVEAARGALLGGRDANEYEAALRRAAEEANGEAVRLTARAAEAAETAGRAESAAQVADRRVTETVGALQRAREELDAWLADAGFTRDELEALLDRPPAWLEEKGRQLGALERALADARVKRGDRQARLDAHEAKPPQHEEAALSEHLDQARARAAEAREALIEVRGQLHADDQNRARTAAIATELTAARAEAERWAQLSALIGSSDGKRFRLFAQGLTLDILLGYANQQLSALHPRYQLQRVPGEDLELQVIDREMGDEIRSLHSLSGGETFLASLALALGLSALSSEKTPIESLFIDEGFGTLDPESLELVLEVLDHLHASGRQIGVISHVEAVAERLAAQVNVVDQGGGRSQVVVGVATMAA